A part of Ziziphus jujuba cultivar Dongzao chromosome 8, ASM3175591v1 genomic DNA contains:
- the LOC132804986 gene encoding uncharacterized protein LOC132804986, with protein MDEEIATIEKNDTWVLVDLPEGTDVIGLKWIYKPKYKENGAILKYKARLVAKGYSQQPGIMELFLSSHGIAQAYGLELHHGLRAIACGNNKDQSIINTLRNSAREEEVFEKVANIAANEVPIFLKKHSRKAIDAWSLPSTNIKKNTLDFLVFNIVIKSS; from the exons ATGGATGAAGAAAttgcaacaattgaaaaaaatgatacatGGGTGCTGGTAGATCTACCTGAAGGCACAGATGTTATTGGACTTAAATGGATCTACAAACCCAAGTACAAAGAAAATGGAGCAATTCTAAAGTACAAAGCACGGCTAGTCGCCAAAGGCTATTCGCAACAGCCAGGAATCATGGAGCTCTTCTTGAGTAGTCAT GGTATTGCACAAGCTTATGGGCTTGAACTGCATCATGGTTTGAGGGCAATCGCTTGTGGGAATAATAAAGATCAAAGTATTATTAATACCTTGAGGAATAGTGCCAGAGAAGAAGAAGTCTTTGAAAAAGTTGCAAATATAGCTGCCAATGAGGTgccaatatttttgaaaaaacacaGCAGGAAAGCCATCGATGCATGGAGCCTTCCAAGTACCAATATTAAAAAGAACACTCTTGATTTCCTAGTCTTTAATATTGTGATTAAGAGCTCTTAA